GGAGTCCGTCGAAGAACAATTGATACTGCTCGCTATGAAAAAATATAAAACAACGAGTAAAGCAGCTAAAGCTTTAAAAATCAGTCAATCGGCCGTCAGTCGAAAATATCAAAAAATACTGAACAGGCAGCAAAACAACGCATCAGTAATAGATTAAACTCTTTTATGCAAACAAAGATAACTTATGCAAAATTGCATAAGTTCAAACCTTCTTCCCCTTCTACTTTCTAAAGAGCATGGCTTGTGCCTGCTCTTTTTTTATTCCTAAAGGATTAAAGTTAAGAAAAGCTACGGTTTTCGCCATTTGGACTTGGCGGCAAGCCAAGTTTTTCTATATCTCTCTTTGAAAGCTGCTCCCCTTCTCTCCTACCGATTATCAGTATGTATTTAGAAAGAAAAGAAACCAGCCGTCATGGCCCTATTCCTTTACTCTTTTTTTATTGGCACAGGATTTGCATTTTCTATAACCAGCAGCATCAATGACAACATAGGAGGTTTTAAAATGACGGAGCATCTTATCGATAATAAGAGTCATGCCAAACAGGTAGAAGAACTCGATAAAAAACATTACTTGCACCCCACCACCATCCCTAAAAAACATGTAGACCATGGCCCAAAACTAACATTTTCAAACGGACATGGCATTTATGTTCATGATACAAAAAAAGAAACCTATATAGACGGAATTTCCATGTTGTGGAACGTTCACCTCGGCCACGGTCAGAAAGAACTAGCGGATGCTGCTCATCAGCAGATGTCTACCCTAGCCTATAGTTCATCGTTTGCCGGCTATTCTAATGAACCTGCTGTTTTGCTTGCAGAAAAACTGGCTGCCCTTGCCCCAGGCGATCTCAATTCGGTTTTCTATACGTCCGGCGGTTCTGAATCCAATGATACGGCCTTTAAACTGTCTCGTTTCTATTGGCAGCTAAAAAACCAGCCTCAAAAAACGAAAATTATTGCTCTTGAACAAAGCTATCATGGTGTCACGATTGCCGGTCAATCAGCTACTCATTTATCCGCTTTTCATAACTTTTCCGGCTCCTCCATTAACGGTGTTTTTCATGCCAAGCCTCATGTAACAGAATGCGAAAAAGGCAATACCAGCCACCCGGAATATGAAGGCTGTATTCGCGACATCGTGGAAAAGGAAGGTGCTGATACGATTGCGGCTGTCATTATAGAACCTGTCCAAGGATCCGGCGGGGTGCATATGCCTCCTGCTGATTATATGGAAGCAGTACGAGATCTTTGTAATGAATTCAATATCCATATGATTGCCGACGAGATCATTTGCGGTTTTGGCCGTACAGGGAAAATGTTCGGTGTTGATAACTGGAATGTGGTGCCAGATATCATGTGTACCGCCAAGGGTATCACGAGCGGATATTCTCAACTCGGTGCGGTTCTTCTCCATCAGGACATACGAGATACCCTCGTTCAATATGAAGAAGTGCTTGCCCACGGCTTTACTTACAGCGGCCACCCTACAGCTTGTGCTGTAGCACTTAAAAATCTGGAAATCATGGAACGCGATCATATCGTGGATCACACAAAAACCATGGAAAAGCACCTTCTTCAGGGACTCGGTTATTTGAAAGAAAAACATTCAATGGTTGGAAAAACAAGAGCACTTGGACTGCTGGGAGGCTTTGAAATTTTCGCAGATAGTGAAAAGGAAATAGAATTTGATTCTGCTTTATCGGCAGCGGCTGCTTTAACGGAAGAATGCTTTACCCGTAAATTAATTCTCCGTCCCCTTGGCGCTGGTGTTGGCAAAAATATTATAGCCATTGCACCGCCGCTTATTATTTCGAAAGACGAAATTGAAAAAATGATTGGTATTATAGATGACTCGCTCTCTGCTTTAAGTAAAAAGCTGAATGTTTAAACGAAGCATAAGAAAAGGAGCTTTATATGAAAAGACTAACACTTACTGGTTCTGCAAAAGAAATAGGCTATCAACACGGTTATGAAGGCAAAGACGAAGTGCACCAAAGTTTACAAACGTATGAAAAACTATTTTACGGTTATAAAAAACTGAATTGGAAAGCAGCAAAAGAAATAGCCCTCACTCATATGGATGCCATTGAAAAATACAACCCTGCTTTCATTGAAGAGATGAACGGAGCAGCTGAGGGAGCGGGAGTTGACTTTGAAGATATTTTAGTATTAAACACGCGCAGCGAAATCGCTTTAACCACAACATCAGAAGGGCCGACGTTTTCAGATGGGTGCACGTCGATTGGGATCACCTCCCCTATTACCAATCAAACGATGATTGGCCAAAACTGGGATTGGAAAGCATCGCAAACTAAAAGTTTGCTGCTGCTTCATATCGAACAGGAAAACCTTCCTTCTATCAAAATGGTAACCGAAGGCGGCATTATTGGAAAAATCGGGATGAATAGTGCAGGGATCGGGGTTTGTTTTAATGCACTGCTCACTGACCAAAAATCCAATCAAGTTCCTGTTCACCTTGGACTGCGCAGTGTCTTGAATGCTTACACATTAGAAGAAGCAATCTCTAGCATTCATGACAGTCAAATGGCGTCTGCTGCGAACTTTTTAATAGGCAGCGACGATGGCAGAGGTAACGGCCTTGCAATGAATGTTGAAGTATCGCCTTTTGGTATTGATTTGTTAGGCGGCGAAACTGGAAAAGTTGTTCATACCAATCACCTTTGTTCTAAGAAAATTCAACAGAATGTTAAAGATCTGAATACATTCAAGCAAACAGATTCCTTATTGCGCTGCAAAAGAGCAGAACAGCTTATTAATGAAAAACTCTATCAGAAGAAACCTATAAACGAAGAGACACTGAAAACGTGGTTCGCTGATACGTTCAATGCACCCAATTCAATCAACCACTTCGAAAACAAACGAGCTCCAGAACACAGACAAATAGAAACGGTATTCTCTATCGTTATGAATCTTACGGAACGCCATGCATCTGTTTGTGTCGGCAAACCATCCGAAGCAGCATTTCATCATATCTAAAGGAGGAAATAAAAGGTGTATATAAACGGACAATGGATTACGACAAACGAAAAAATGGACGTGATAAATCCAGCCACCCTAGAAAAAATTGCGGATGTTTCAATCGGGGGCCGGCAAGAAACAAAACATGCAATTGCAAGTGCCAAATCGGCTTTTTCCAGCTGGGGAACAGCCCCTGGAACCAAACGCAGTCATTACTTGGCAAACACCGCGCAACAGCTGCGAAGAAATAGAAATGAATTAGCAGAAACGATTACAACAGAGATGGGGAAACCGTTATCAGATGCCAAACGAGAAGTAGAAAGTGCCATTGATTATGTAGAATGGTATGCCGAAGAAGCCAAACGAATCTATGGTGAAGTCATCCCTGCTTCTCATGAAAACAAACATTTGATGGTCATCCAGCAGCCAATTGGAGTAGCTGCTGCCATTACGCCATGGAACTTTCCAGTTTCCATGATTACAAGAAAAATAGCCCCCGCTCTTGCAGCTGGGTGTACCGTTGTGCTGAAACCTGCTCCTTCCACACCGCTATCTGCCATCAAAGTTTTTGAATGCTTTCATGCTGCCGAACTTCCAAAGGGCGTTGTCAATTTGGTAATCGGACCGGCTAAAGAGATTGGGCCTGAATTAACAGGAAATCCTGATGTTCGAAAAATTACGTTCACTGGCTCTACAGCAGTTGGAAAAAAATTAATGCGGGATGCAGCCGATACCGTTAAAAAGGTTTCCATGGAGCTTGGCGGGCACGCCCCCTTTATCGTGTTTGAAGACGCTGACCTAGATG
This DNA window, taken from Alteribacillus bidgolensis, encodes the following:
- a CDS encoding aspartate aminotransferase family protein, with protein sequence MTEHLIDNKSHAKQVEELDKKHYLHPTTIPKKHVDHGPKLTFSNGHGIYVHDTKKETYIDGISMLWNVHLGHGQKELADAAHQQMSTLAYSSSFAGYSNEPAVLLAEKLAALAPGDLNSVFYTSGGSESNDTAFKLSRFYWQLKNQPQKTKIIALEQSYHGVTIAGQSATHLSAFHNFSGSSINGVFHAKPHVTECEKGNTSHPEYEGCIRDIVEKEGADTIAAVIIEPVQGSGGVHMPPADYMEAVRDLCNEFNIHMIADEIICGFGRTGKMFGVDNWNVVPDIMCTAKGITSGYSQLGAVLLHQDIRDTLVQYEEVLAHGFTYSGHPTACAVALKNLEIMERDHIVDHTKTMEKHLLQGLGYLKEKHSMVGKTRALGLLGGFEIFADSEKEIEFDSALSAAAALTEECFTRKLILRPLGAGVGKNIIAIAPPLIISKDEIEKMIGIIDDSLSALSKKLNV
- a CDS encoding NAD-dependent succinate-semialdehyde dehydrogenase; protein product: MYINGQWITTNEKMDVINPATLEKIADVSIGGRQETKHAIASAKSAFSSWGTAPGTKRSHYLANTAQQLRRNRNELAETITTEMGKPLSDAKREVESAIDYVEWYAEEAKRIYGEVIPASHENKHLMVIQQPIGVAAAITPWNFPVSMITRKIAPALAAGCTVVLKPAPSTPLSAIKVFECFHAAELPKGVVNLVIGPAKEIGPELTGNPDVRKITFTGSTAVGKKLMRDAADTVKKVSMELGGHAPFIVFEDADLDEAVKGILATKFKAAGQTCISTNRIFAEKNIAEKLGKKLAEQAAQLKVGNGLEDVDVGPLINESAVAKADSHVKDAVSQNGEVLCGGKPYSKLNGYFYEPTVITGAHKEMKIANEETFGPVAPIFTFEEEEEIAAMVNHEQYGLAAYCFTKDLSRGYRMMNQLEYGIVGINDPAPIVAQAPFGGIKESGMGKEGGTSGLKEYLEEKYVSIKTG
- a CDS encoding C45 family autoproteolytic acyltransferase/hydolase, with protein sequence MKRLTLTGSAKEIGYQHGYEGKDEVHQSLQTYEKLFYGYKKLNWKAAKEIALTHMDAIEKYNPAFIEEMNGAAEGAGVDFEDILVLNTRSEIALTTTSEGPTFSDGCTSIGITSPITNQTMIGQNWDWKASQTKSLLLLHIEQENLPSIKMVTEGGIIGKIGMNSAGIGVCFNALLTDQKSNQVPVHLGLRSVLNAYTLEEAISSIHDSQMASAANFLIGSDDGRGNGLAMNVEVSPFGIDLLGGETGKVVHTNHLCSKKIQQNVKDLNTFKQTDSLLRCKRAEQLINEKLYQKKPINEETLKTWFADTFNAPNSINHFENKRAPEHRQIETVFSIVMNLTERHASVCVGKPSEAAFHHI